CGGTGACGATCAACGGGAGTGACCGAGGGAAGCGACGTGGAATCAAGGGAGGCATGCGTGGAATGATCGTCGCACAATCGCAGCCGCACAACGCGCGATGCACCGAACCTCCGGTGACACGGGCTCCGGCTGGCCCGACCTGCACGGCCGTCATAGCTTTACAGGTCCGGACGCCACCCCTCCCTCCCGGTAGCGACCCACCCATGATGATCACCAGAGTGTTCGTGCGCGCGGCAGCGGTTGTCATGGCGATCGCGCTGTTCGGATCCGCGCCGGCGCACGCTCAGGCGGGCGAGGTCCGCGGGATTGTGCGCGACAGCAGCTCCGGCCGTCCCGTGGCCGGCGCCGTGGTGTTGGCGCTCGACGCGCTCGGCGCGACGCTCGGCCGGACCATTTCCGGTGAGCGAGGCCAGTATCGCCTGACCCGTCCTGAGGCGACCATGCTGGTGCGCGCCGTGCGACTGGGCTTTCGCCCAACCACCGAGCGGTTGCCGCTGGTGCGCGCCGAAGTGATGACGGTCGATCTCACCCTGGTGAACGTACCGCGAACGTTGGAGGCGATGGACGTGACGGCGGCGCGCGGCTGCCCCTCTCGCGCCGATCGCACCGACGCGTACGCCTTGCTGGATCAGGCCCGCGCCGGCCTGCTGGCCACGATTGTCGCCCGTGAACGACAGCCGGCCAAGCTGCACGTGCTGCGGTACGAGCGGTATCTCGATCTGGATGGTATCGAGGTCGAGCGGCAAATCGTGCGGATGGATTCATCACGCAATGCCACCACGTCGTTCAACGCCGTGCATGATGCGATCGATTTCGTCGATCGTGGCTTCCGGGCCGGGACGCCGGGGCAATACACCTATTTTGGCCCCGACGCCGACGTGCTGCTCGACGAGCGATTCCAGCGCGGATATTGCTTCAGCCTCGCCGCGGCCGATACCGCGCGCGCGACGCAAGTCGGTCTGCGTTTCACCGCCGCCAATCGCCGCGACGGACGCGTGGACATCGATGGCACACTGTGGATTGATACCGCCGCCCGGTCGCTGCGCGACATCGACTTCCGGTATGTCGGCGTTGAGGCACTGGCCGAAGCGTTCAATGCCGGTGGTCGAGTGGGATTTCGCACGTTGAACAACGGCGTGCCGTTCATCGACCAGTGGTCGTTGCGACTGGTGGGCGCCCCGGACACCATGGTCACCGATGCCGGGGTCTCGTCGCAGATTTACGCCGTGCGTGAGATTGGCGGTGAACTGGCGCGCGCGCAGTGGCCCGAAGGGGCCACGTGGAACGGTCCGCTCAGCGCGCTGCATGTCACGGCGGTCACCCGCAGCGGCGAGCCCGCAGCCGGTGCAACACTCAATTTGCTGGGGACCGACTATCGCGTGACCACCGACAAGACCGGTCGTGCGACCTTCGAGTACATCCTGCCGGGGCCCTACACCGTGGTGGTGGACGACCCGCGACTGACGACGCTCGCCCTCCAGATTCCCACCGGTCGAACGCTGACCGCTCGTCGCGCATCTTCGGCACTGGTGCGGGTCGAAGTGCCCACCGCCGAGGATTTCGTAGGGGCCATGTGCGACCGGGATGCACCCAAACCCGATGAGGCATGGCTGTTGTCCCGGGTGGTGGCCAGCGATGGGCGACCCGTGACGGGCGCCAGATGGCGCGTGAGCGAAGCGGACGGTTCACGGTGGCGCGTGGTGTCAGACAACGGACTGACGGGCTCCAACGGCCTTGTGGCCGTCTGTCGGGGTCTGGCACGGGGCACCTCCGCCGAAGTCGCCTCGTGGCGCGATCCCAAGGAGGCCGTACGGGTCCAACGGATGCTTGAGGACCCGCTGACCGTGGTGCGCGTGGCCCTGCCGACGCACGCGCCGGTTGTCGCGGCCATCAGGCGACCGGTCGCCTCAGGACCCACGGTCACGGTGGCTGGCTCAGTCAAGGACTCGGTGACCGGCGCGCTCGTTCCCGATGCTCGCGTCACGTTCCTGGGCACACCGTTTGAGGGGGCGACCGATTCATCCGGGACGTTTGTGGTGGGTGGCGTGGCGCGTGGCGAATACACCGTGGAGGTCAGCACGCCGTGGCTCGACTCCATCGGCGCGGTGTCGCGCGCCAGCGTGACGGTGTCGGAGAAGCCGTCGCCGCTGGTGTTGTTCGTGCCATCGTTGGCGGCGATTCTGTCCGCCACCTGCGGATCGCCTGATGTTTCGGCGTTTATCATTGGCCGTGTCAGTGCCAAAGGCACCGCATTGCCCGCCGGGCTTCGCGTGGTCGCCGAATGGTCAGACATCGCCGACTCCACTCGTGTGCCGCCGGATTCGCGTGCCCCGCGCGTCGCCTGGATGCAAACGCCACTCGAGGCCAACGGCACGTTCCGACTGTGCGGCGTGCCTGCGGGCATGCGGCTGGCCCTTCGCACCGAATCCGACAGCATCAGTGCATGGGCCTCACAGCCATCGACGGTGCAATTATCCGCCGAGCGCCGATTTGCCAGAGCCGACCTCCAGCTCGACTCCACCGTCGTCGCGTACGCGTCTTTCAGCGGCACGGTCATTTCCGATACCACCGGCGTGCCCATCGAGAATGCCGAAGTTACCATCACCGACATTGGTCGAACGGTACTCACCAACCGGCGCGGTGGATTTCGCGTGAGCGATATTCCGCTGGGCGCCCATGTGGTGAGTGTCAAGCGCGTCGGGTATGCACCGATGATGACGACCATCGATTTCGCCGTCAATCGCGCGGTCGATCAGCGTGTGCTGCTCACTCGCGCGACCACGCTGGCCACGTTCACCGTTGGGGCCGACGGTATTCCGGCCGCCTTCGAGGAGCGCCGCAAAGCGGGCATCGGACGGTATCTGGGGCGCGAGGAACTCGACAAACAGCGTGGTCGGCGATTGGGCGATGTGCTCACCCAGGTTTCCGGCTTCGGGGCGGCGTCACAGGCCGCCGGACACGCGTGGGTGGTGGGGAAACGCGCGCCAACGCATCTGCTGCCAAACTCCCAAACGTCAACCGGACCCAATGCCAAGTCGATCGGCTGCGGCTCGGCCACGGCGGCCACCAAGGACCTTCTTGGCGCGCCGCCGCCGTGCACCTTCAGCATGGACGATTTGCGCAATCAGGGGTACTACTGCCCGACGCCATCCGACCAGGCCCAGGGCATCAGGGCCTGTGCCTGCTTCGCCCAGGTGTACCTGGACGACCGGCTCCTCAACACCTCGCGGCCCACCGAACCCTTCGACGCCAACAGTATTCCGGTGGAAGACATCGCCGGTGTCGAGTTCTATGCTTCGGCGGCCTCAACCCCCGGTCGCTACAGTTCGCCCAACGCCGTGTGCGGCGTGATGCTGGTCTGGACGCGGCGACGATAGATCGCCTGCTTTCCATCATCCCTTCATTGGAGTTTCCCCATGCGTTGTGTCCTGCTGCTGTCGCTGGCTCTGTTGCCGGCGTGCGCCTCATCCTCCGGCGGCAGTGCGAGCGCCCCCAGCAGCCGACCGGCGACGCAAACCATGGGTTCGGCCGATGTCGGATCGCTGACCGTGTCGGCCACATCAACGGCCGATGTCACCCATCTGCCCAACACCGTTGACGCCGTGTGGCGCATCCTGCCGTCGGTATTCGATTCCGTCGGCATTCCGGTCACCACCATCGATCAGGCCCGCAAGTCCATCGGCAACGCGGGGTACAAGACTCGGGCCCGACTCGGCAAGGCGCCGCTCAGTCGCTATCTGGACTGCGGCAACACACAGATCGGACCCAACGCCGATTCGTATGATGTGTTCATGAGCGTCATCACGACGGTCAGCCCCGAAGGGGCTTCGGGTGCCATGCTCACTACTATTGTCGACGCCCAATCGCGGCCGGTCACCTACAACCAGGCGTATTCACGATGCTCGTCGAAAGGCGGTATCGAGATTCGCATTGCCGATCTCGTGAAGGCGAGGCTCGCGCGCTGATGCATCGTGTGGCGTCATCCCTGCTGGCATTGAGCATCGCGCTGGGCTCGGCAGGTGCACAAGCCGCGTCAACCACTCGCGTGACCGTCAACGGCCTCGCGTTCGACAGCCTGCGCGGCGCACCGCTGGCCAATGCGTTCGTGATGATTGAAGGACGTTCGCGCAGCACCACCAGCGACGCCAAGGGACGCTTCAGCTTCGATACGCTGCCGCCGGGGACGTACACCTTTGCCATGCAGCACGCGGTGTTCGACAGTCTGGGGTTGTCCGGTGCGACCACGCGCGCGGTGGTGACTGATGGCAAGGCCCTGGTGACACTCGCGGTGCCGTCGTTCGCCACACTGTGGCGCGCGGTGTGCGGTGGCGTGCCGGTGCCGGTCAGCGACAGCGGACTGGTATATGGGAACATCCGCGATGCGAAGCAGCAGCGTCCGGTGGCGCAAGCCTCGGTAGAAGTGTCGTGGCTGGATCTGGTGAATCTGGGGACCAAACAGTCCAGCAATGTCACACAGCGCCGCTGGAAGAGTGAAGCGCAGGCCGATGCGCAGGGTGGCTACGCGGTGTGCGGGGTGCCGCTGCAAACGCAGCTGCGCATCCGCGCCAACTACCTGATGAATCGCACAGGGCTCATCGATCTTCCCCCCAGCAGCGATCGCGTGCGGCGGCGGGACCTCATGCTGGCCGGCACGGCACTGACCGACTCCCTGTTGCGCGGTGCGGTTGGCGGCGTCGTCACCGACGCCGACGGCAAGCCGGTGCCGGGCGCCCGCGTGATCCTTGACGACGTCAGCGAAGCGCGCACCGATGCGGACGGTCGCTTCACACTGCGCGACGCGCCCACCGGCAGTCGTCAGGTTGATGTGGCGGCCATCGGCATGTCGCCGATATCAAGTGTGGTGGATATCGCGGCCGGTGACACGGCCTTCTTTGCGGCGACGCTGCGCACAATTACACACCTTGAAGCCCTGAATATTACGGCATCAACGACCCGTCGTCGTGCCGCCGTACTGTTCGACGAACGGCGGAAACTGGGTTTGGGTTCATTCCTCGACTCCAGCACGATCGGCCGCCGCGGCACGCTAGGGGCGGCGTTTGCCGCTGTGAAGGGCGTGACGGTGCAGACGATGTCAGGCAACGGACGACGATTCAACATCTACTTGCCTTCCACCGGCCTTGACCCGTGTCTGGCGATGTTGCTCCTGGATGGGGCGCAGCAGTTCGATCACGAGATCCTGGGGACCCTGTCCCCGGCGGACATAGCCGCTATTGAGGTGTACCCTCAGCGGCTGACGGTACCGGTCGAACTGATGAACAAGGAGATCCGATGCGGCGTGGTCGCGGTGTGGACCAAGCGCGCCTTTCGCTGACCCCCTGCATCAGGGCTCGACAACCTCCATACGCGTCCCCGATACGATTGGACCGGAAATACGCTGGCGCTTGCCGCTGGGCCACCTTACCTCAAGCGACGCCGCTGCATCGGCCGCGCCGAGCCCGAAGTACAAGGGGAGATCGCTGTGTGACAGGTAGCCAGACTGCCCGTCGTTCACCTTGAGAATCCGGCGGCCATCCCGGAGAACGATGGTCACCTGAGCCCCTACGCTCTGTCGGTTCGACGTAGTGCCGCGAAGGCGCACAGTCAGCCAGTGAGCCGCATGCTTGGCAGAAAGATTACTGAGCAGCACTTGTGGTGGCGCATTGAATTCATTGGTGATGATATCAAGATCGCCGTCCCCATCCACGTCGAAGATGACCGCCGAACGTGTGCCGCGCGTTGCCGTCATGGTGGCCCTCCCATTCGCATCCATCCGACACCCGGACTCGGCCGCGTTTGGCTGCGCACACGACTGACACGCCTTGCTGTGGCGGTCGGCGCCATTCGGACCACACTCCGCAGTAAACCACTCCTGTTCGGTTGCACCGTTGCGTCGTGGCTCCACACCCAGCGTGAATGCCGCCGGCAGGAAACTCCGCCCGGCCTCGTTGAGGAACAAGTCGTTGGTCGCGTACGGATACGGGAAGTTCATACTGTTGACCACGAAGATGTCGTCCCAGCCGTCCGCATTCACGTCGTCGACACTCGGTCCCCACGGCCAGTACGTCTCCACTCCCAGCGAGTCGGACACCTCGGCGAATGAGGTCCCAGTGCCACGATTGGCGAAGAGCGCATTGCCGAACATCAGTTTTGCGCGACCGGTCGGCAGCATGCCGTCCATGACGTGGGTGGGATCGGACTTGCGCGCCTTGCCAATCCAATCCATCGGGTCGATCATGTCGATCATGTCGGAATGCATGTCGGTCACATACAGATCGAGCCGACCGTCTCCGTTGAAATCGAATGCCTTGACGCCCATCGCACCAAACGGTGTCTGCGGGAACCACTGCGCTGTAGCGTCGCGAAATCGCAGGCCCCCTACATTGTGCCACAGGTGGTTCTCACCTTGCATATTGGGCGCGTACAGGTCCGGGCGGCCGTCATCGTCGACGTCGATGATGGTGGCATCGCCGCTCCAGCTCAGGTCCACCAGCCCGGTGCTTCTCGATACATCTTCGAAATGCATGCCGCCGCGATTGCGGTACAGGATACTCGCCTCCGCGCGATCGGGGTGCAGGTGACCCATGAAGGCATCATCGACGCCGATATGGTATCCCCCACTGCCGGTATCCTTGCTGGTATAGCGCCCAACGTTGGTCACGAACAGGTCCAGCAATCCGTCACCGTCGTAGTCGAAGAATAGCGCCCCTGAGGAATGTCCGGAGTATCCTACTCCCGCTTTGGTGGTGACATTGGTAAACGTTCCGCTGCCACTGTTGTGGTACAGTCGGTTCCCGTGACGGACCGTCGTGACAAACAAATCCGGATGTCCGTCGTTGTCGATGTCACCGAATGCACAGCCAACGCCGATTTGATCCATGCTGGACAGGCCGGCTGTCGTCGTGATGTTCGAAAACCTGCCGCGGCCTTCGTTCCTCCAGAGTTCACTCGAACCACGCTGCGACACAAAGAACACGTCGGTTCGATCGTCTCCATCCACGTCGGCGGCGCACACGGCTGTGCCGTGATCATAGTGCACCGCCTTGTAGGCCTTTCCCGCATCATCCACAATTCGATTTACGAACGTGATGCCGCTCGCTTCCCGTTCGTCCCTGAACCGGAAGTCATGCCGCGTGGCCGAGCCAGATGCCATGGCGCGTTCCTGATCAGCTCGAGTTAACAACCAGGACGGTGTGCTATCCGAAACCGGCGTCGCGAACGACATGGCCGAATCAACTGTCGATTCAGCCTGGCGTTCTGATGGGCGACACGCGGTCACCATTAGCATCGCGCATAACGCGAACTGACCGGAAGTAGTCACGCCCGACTAGCGCGGAGGCCGACCGCGCCCGCCTGGCGCGCCTCCGCCACCTCGTCCCCCGAGCTTCTCACGAAGCATGGACTGCATTTCCTGCTGATATTTCTCCATCAGTGCCACAGCCGACTTCTGCTGCGCGTCGTCGAGCACCGGCAGGGCCGCCTTTGCCGCATCGTCGTAGGTCGTCCGGATATCGCGCGCCACCGCACTGAGCGCTTCACTGGCGATCACCATGCGTACCTCGTCTTCCGGCGATGGAGTGCCAGACGTGCGAGGCTTAGCGTCCTTTTTGAGTGAGTCCAGCAACTTGAAACGATCGGCGTTGACTTCTTTCAATTTCGCGTCCGACTCCTTGAAGGTCGCCAGCTGCGCTTCGGTAAGCTTGAGATCCTTCTTCCGATCGATAAGAAGTTTGAAGATGCTGGCGTTGCCGAAATCTTTGGGTGAGATCGTCGGGCCTCCGGGGCCGGACTTGGTCGCCACGGCATTCCAATCGGCTTCCTTTGAACCACCCATCTTGCCGCCTCTGGACTGTGCGACAGAGGTACCCGGAACAAGCAGCAGTGCCGCGAGCGCGGCCAGAGCGGTGCGGTGTTGAGTCATGATCGGAACCTCGCACGGGGCGAATGATGTTGGCTGTAGCGTTTGGCGGTACCCTGAATGGTGGCTCAAGGTCATTCAAGATTCGACCAACCACGGCGTCGACGCAATGGCGACATCGCCGGAAAGGAAATTGGGCCACCGGTTGAACCGGTGGCCCAAGATCATACAGGGTAACGTCGAGTTAGAATCCGATGGGTGGACGTCGATCCCACACGAACGCCCCAGCCGGTACCAGGAACGCCGCAGTCTGGGGCGTTCTCGCTCCAACCGTCGATGCAGGGAACACGATCAGGCTAACGGCCGATCCTGCGACATCTGTTCCGGGGATTGACGAGATATCGAGCTTGCCGCCGGCACCCAGGCTGGACGTCGCCAACGCTCCGCGAAGTGCAGTCATATCCGGAAACAGATCCGTTGTGCCACCTGCGGCACGAACCTTTAACCTGATAAGTGACGCTGTGGTACTCGGGTCCACTAGCGCATAGCTTGACGCGCTGAAAGGCGCAATGTTTGCCCATGTGGGCGTCGCTGGGGCCGTACCGACGCTTGCATACTGCGAAGCGTCGATCGCCGCACCCGTGGCGTTGATCACGCGCACTGCCACCTTGGCACCCGGGTCAGTCAGCGTCTCTTCGATGACCTTGACCTTCATTTGGCCTGCGCGACCTGCCCCCCACATGATGACCGTGTAGTTTTTCCCGGCCTCAAGTGTTAGCGTCGAATCCTTCAGTTTCGTCGAGGCGATCGCCTGAATGGTGTCGTCCAGAAACACCACGAAGCGGCGACTGCCGGCCCGCGCATTCTTGTACTGCGTCAGCGTCGCGGCGGTTATGCCACCAGCCGTCGTCGGATTGTTCCGAAAGGTGACTCGGAACTGTGCGTTGCTCTCAACAAGATCTACGAAGCGGAAATCGAGACCAAATGCTCCCGAGCTGTCAGGTACGGCATTGATGAACCGTACACCAGCCGTCGGAATATTCTCCGTCTGGATAACCTCTTCTGGTTTGCACGCGCTCATGGTGCTGCCAACTACGAGGCCAATCACCGTGAGCCGAAGAATGCGTCGCATGAAATACTCCATGGATGGAAAAACGAGTTGTGCCTGCATCAGGGACGAATGATTCGGATCTTATCTGAGGAATCTGGAGGTATCGTCGTGTCGCCCTCGCGCCCGGCGCCAAGCAGCGATTGACGAGCCACCAGCAGAAGTGCTCCTACGACAGCGGCGGAAATGATGGCGGTTCGACTCTTCGAAAATCTGCGCTCCTGTACGGCAACCACAAATTCCGTTCGGACACGAATCTTCTCGCCGGACCAAGCCTGGTCGCCGCCACGAATTAGATGCACCATCGAAACGGCAACCTGAAATTCCGAGCTGTCTTTCTGGACCAGCCGTCCTTCTATCTGGGCAATCTCTGGTCCCATGCTGCCGCCCAGAGCCGCGCGTCCCGCATCGTTTATCACCAGCGAAAGCTGCGAGCCAACTGGAAGTGGATTTCCGGTTACGGGCACCAACTTGTAGCAGCCCATAACCAGAGTCCACAGCAGTCCAATTCCGATTAGTGATCTCACGCCTTTCAGTTCGTTACCACCCGTACACGCTCGGCCCAGCGGTCCCATTGGGCGCGTTGCCGGCTCCTGTACCGACTCCGTAGATGTTCCCAAGCGCATACCCTCGCGCCTGCAATTCCTGGAACGGAACCGCCCAGAAGAGCGGCGTATCCTTCGGGAGGTCACCCCATCCGCGGCCGTCAAGGAACCACGGCGCATACGACGTATATGCCGTTTCGATGCGCTTCTCATACTTGAGCGCTTCCCAGAGATTTCCACATGCTACCACGTTGTACGGAGCAACGGGCACTTTCGGCACACAGTTCGTGGTCCCACCGGGCACCGGCGACGTTGCATCGAACGCGGTGATTGCGGGCAAACCGTTCCTCACTCGGGTCACGTTTACCAGCGCTGCGGCTCCGGCAAAGTTGCCCTGCCGGTAGAGTCCCTCTGCCTGGAGCATATCGAGCTCTGACTTGACAAATGAATCTGTCTTGCCGGTGCGCGCCGTTCCCGCGTCTCCACGGGAATTCCACGACTGGTACCGGACGTGATCGTAGTTGGAGAATCCGAAGCTGGCACCGGAGTACTCGTCGGCGCCGTTGGCGCGGTTCACGAAATAGCGCTTGCAAAGCGTCGCCGCGACCGTGCACTGCGCAACGGCGAAATCCGCTTGCTGCGCAGAGCGGGTAGCCCCCTGCGGAAAGCGCAAGTCGGGCGTCACCATGAAGAAACCGTTGTTACCGGCTCCGCGTTCGCTCACCGACTGGGCAATCCATGAGGCATAGGAACCAGATACATCCGCCATCCCGATGAAGAACGGCGGCATCTGATGCCAGTTCCGGTACGTGAAGTACTGAGCACGCCACGAATTTCCCGCAATGTTGCCCGTGCCGGTGATGACCTGATGATCGACCGTGATGCCGTTTTGTGCGTCGGCCACCACAGCTGCCCAATCCACGGCGGCCCGCTCCGCTGGCGTCCGTGCCATGTTGGCGCGAATCCGAGCCCGATATGAGCGAACCAACCGGACAAACTCCGCACTCGTGAATACGGTTGGCGATGGAATCCACGTGGAAGGCAGCGGGAATCCTTCCGCACCTGCCGCAGCGGCACTGGCGAGATCGATCGCCCGCTGGAGAGAGGCATAGGCCGAATCGGCCGCGCCTTTGTACCCGATCAACGTGCCGAAGTCTTCCGATCCCTGCTTGGCCGTGACGACTGCAGCTGAGTCGTGCATCAATGCCACGTACCCGAGTGCAATTCCGCGAAGGAAATTCGCGTACGCTTTGGCGCGATTGTCACGTGCTGGCGTACCCAGGGTCATGCCATCCGTGAAGCGGTCGAGAACGCTGTTTGTTACGCGATCGATCTCCGCCATGAATTGGAAAAGACGGACCTGTTCGTTTTGACAGGTGTTGCCCGGTGCGTTGGCGTTACCCGCACCGCTGAACGGCGTACGTGCGTTCTGGCAGTTATTCGCCAGACTGGAGTAGTTCATCAGGGACTGCACATTGGCCATCCCTTCCAGATTGGTCGTGCTGCCGTATACCCCGACGTGCCAGCGCTTGAAGTACGAAGCCAGCAGCGCTTCCGCATCAAGTGGCGTTCCCAGGACTCGGGATGTTTCGCCCGAGTTTGGATTGGTAACGACCAGCTCCTCATCGCACGCAGAGAGGCCGCCGATCAGGGCCACTGCGACGGCGGCCCATCGAATCATGTGTCGTGTCATATAGGCGGGACTCTAGAAGCGAGTGGAGATGGAGAACGTAAAGGTACGCAACGTTGGGAAGTCAAAGGCGTCAACCTGATTCACGAATCCAGACCCACCTTGTCCGCCCGAAACACCTACTTCTGGATCGTACCCGCCGTAATTCGTGAATGTGAATAAGTTGCGGCCGATGAGCGAAACGGTCCAGTCGCCCACTCCGCGCACCCTGCCAACTTGGTAGGTCAGGCTCACTTCGCGAAGCTTCGCGTAGGAACCATCCTCTACATTGTAGTTGTTCGGGCCAAGGAGGTCATAGAAACCTCCCGTACCAACCCCTTCACTCCCACCCACGCGCCAGGTATATCCGACCGGCTTGGCGGTTTCGACTGTGGTCCCAGCCATATCGAAATTACTGGAGGCGTAGTCGAAGATGCCCCAGCCTTCACCCTGATTATTGATACGATGGCCCATGGTGCCATCCAGCAGTCCATACAGCGACAGCTTCTTGTACGTGATGGTGTTGTTGAAGGCAAAGCGGAAGTTCGGGAGCGAGTTGCCCAGAATCTGCGTGCGGCCCTGACCCTCACCCTTCTCTCCCTTGAGCGGGCGGTCTACAATCGGATGACCGAACTGCAACGGGTAGTTCC
The genomic region above belongs to Gemmatimonadaceae bacterium and contains:
- a CDS encoding carboxypeptidase regulatory-like domain-containing protein, with amino-acid sequence MMITRVFVRAAAVVMAIALFGSAPAHAQAGEVRGIVRDSSSGRPVAGAVVLALDALGATLGRTISGERGQYRLTRPEATMLVRAVRLGFRPTTERLPLVRAEVMTVDLTLVNVPRTLEAMDVTAARGCPSRADRTDAYALLDQARAGLLATIVARERQPAKLHVLRYERYLDLDGIEVERQIVRMDSSRNATTSFNAVHDAIDFVDRGFRAGTPGQYTYFGPDADVLLDERFQRGYCFSLAAADTARATQVGLRFTAANRRDGRVDIDGTLWIDTAARSLRDIDFRYVGVEALAEAFNAGGRVGFRTLNNGVPFIDQWSLRLVGAPDTMVTDAGVSSQIYAVREIGGELARAQWPEGATWNGPLSALHVTAVTRSGEPAAGATLNLLGTDYRVTTDKTGRATFEYILPGPYTVVVDDPRLTTLALQIPTGRTLTARRASSALVRVEVPTAEDFVGAMCDRDAPKPDEAWLLSRVVASDGRPVTGARWRVSEADGSRWRVVSDNGLTGSNGLVAVCRGLARGTSAEVASWRDPKEAVRVQRMLEDPLTVVRVALPTHAPVVAAIRRPVASGPTVTVAGSVKDSVTGALVPDARVTFLGTPFEGATDSSGTFVVGGVARGEYTVEVSTPWLDSIGAVSRASVTVSEKPSPLVLFVPSLAAILSATCGSPDVSAFIIGRVSAKGTALPAGLRVVAEWSDIADSTRVPPDSRAPRVAWMQTPLEANGTFRLCGVPAGMRLALRTESDSISAWASQPSTVQLSAERRFARADLQLDSTVVAYASFSGTVISDTTGVPIENAEVTITDIGRTVLTNRRGGFRVSDIPLGAHVVSVKRVGYAPMMTTIDFAVNRAVDQRVLLTRATTLATFTVGADGIPAAFEERRKAGIGRYLGREELDKQRGRRLGDVLTQVSGFGAASQAAGHAWVVGKRAPTHLLPNSQTSTGPNAKSIGCGSATAATKDLLGAPPPCTFSMDDLRNQGYYCPTPSDQAQGIRACACFAQVYLDDRLLNTSRPTEPFDANSIPVEDIAGVEFYASAASTPGRYSSPNAVCGVMLVWTRRR
- a CDS encoding carboxypeptidase regulatory-like domain-containing protein gives rise to the protein MHRVASSLLALSIALGSAGAQAASTTRVTVNGLAFDSLRGAPLANAFVMIEGRSRSTTSDAKGRFSFDTLPPGTYTFAMQHAVFDSLGLSGATTRAVVTDGKALVTLAVPSFATLWRAVCGGVPVPVSDSGLVYGNIRDAKQQRPVAQASVEVSWLDLVNLGTKQSSNVTQRRWKSEAQADAQGGYAVCGVPLQTQLRIRANYLMNRTGLIDLPPSSDRVRRRDLMLAGTALTDSLLRGAVGGVVTDADGKPVPGARVILDDVSEARTDADGRFTLRDAPTGSRQVDVAAIGMSPISSVVDIAAGDTAFFAATLRTITHLEALNITASTTRRRAAVLFDERRKLGLGSFLDSSTIGRRGTLGAAFAAVKGVTVQTMSGNGRRFNIYLPSTGLDPCLAMLLLDGAQQFDHEILGTLSPADIAAIEVYPQRLTVPVELMNKEIRCGVVAVWTKRAFR
- a CDS encoding CRTAC1 family protein, which gives rise to MSFATPVSDSTPSWLLTRADQERAMASGSATRHDFRFRDEREASGITFVNRIVDDAGKAYKAVHYDHGTAVCAADVDGDDRTDVFFVSQRGSSELWRNEGRGRFSNITTTAGLSSMDQIGVGCAFGDIDNDGHPDLFVTTVRHGNRLYHNSGSGTFTNVTTKAGVGYSGHSSGALFFDYDGDGLLDLFVTNVGRYTSKDTGSGGYHIGVDDAFMGHLHPDRAEASILYRNRGGMHFEDVSRSTGLVDLSWSGDATIIDVDDDGRPDLYAPNMQGENHLWHNVGGLRFRDATAQWFPQTPFGAMGVKAFDFNGDGRLDLYVTDMHSDMIDMIDPMDWIGKARKSDPTHVMDGMLPTGRAKLMFGNALFANRGTGTSFAEVSDSLGVETYWPWGPSVDDVNADGWDDIFVVNSMNFPYPYATNDLFLNEAGRSFLPAAFTLGVEPRRNGATEQEWFTAECGPNGADRHSKACQSCAQPNAAESGCRMDANGRATMTATRGTRSAVIFDVDGDGDLDIITNEFNAPPQVLLSNLSAKHAAHWLTVRLRGTTSNRQSVGAQVTIVLRDGRRILKVNDGQSGYLSHSDLPLYFGLGAADAAASLEVRWPSGKRQRISGPIVSGTRMEVVEP
- a CDS encoding DUF4397 domain-containing protein, whose protein sequence is MQAQLVFPSMEYFMRRILRLTVIGLVVGSTMSACKPEEVIQTENIPTAGVRFINAVPDSSGAFGLDFRFVDLVESNAQFRVTFRNNPTTAGGITAATLTQYKNARAGSRRFVVFLDDTIQAIASTKLKDSTLTLEAGKNYTVIMWGAGRAGQMKVKVIEETLTDPGAKVAVRVINATGAAIDASQYASVGTAPATPTWANIAPFSASSYALVDPSTTASLIRLKVRAAGGTTDLFPDMTALRGALATSSLGAGGKLDISSIPGTDVAGSAVSLIVFPASTVGARTPQTAAFLVPAGAFVWDRRPPIGF